The window TCGGGAATGTTGAAATCGGGTTCCCCCAAGCTCAAGCCGATAATATCCTTTCCTTCATTTCGTAATTCCCGTGCTTTGGCGGCCATGGCCAAAGTTGCTGACGTGGACATGTTCTTGATCCTATCAGATAGATGGTTGCTCATTAGTGCTTCTTTTTACTGGTACTGAACGGCTGGATTTTTGCCCAGCTCCTTCAGATGTTTGAAGTGCGAAATTATAGCTTTTCTGGTAGTTTTGTACTCGTGGTATGGCAAATTGAATTCCCGTGCCGTTTGTTTCACAATTTTGGAAATATTTGTGTAATGGATGTGGCTGATGTTCGGGAAGATGTGATGCTCCACCTGATGGTTCAATCCACCGGTAAACCAGTTTACGATACGGTTCTTAGTGCCAAAATTCACGGTGGTAAACAATTGGTGGATGGCCCAAGTGTTTTTCATGTTTCCGGCTTCATCGGGAAGCGGTGTGTCCGCATGATCCACAATATGTGCCAATTGGAAAACAACGCTAAGGATAACTCCTGCCACATAGTGCATGATAAAGAATCCAAGAAGTACCTGCCACCAGGCAATGTCTACAAAAATCAATGGTAGCACGATCCAAATGGTTATGTAAATCACTTTTGTTATGACCAAAGTACTCCAGTTGATGACTGGATTGGGCAGTTTACCATAGCTCAATTTCCGTTTCATGTAACGGTACATCTGTTGGAAATCTGTGGTGATGGCCCAGTTAAAGGTCAATAGACCATAAAGCAAAATGGAATAGTAGTGTTGAAATTTGTGGTGCTTTCTCCATTCGGCATGCTTGGAGAACCTTAGGATCCTTCCTGCTTCCATGTCCTCATCGTGTTCATGGATGTTGGTGTAGGTGTGGTGCAGCACATTATGCTGTACTTGCCAGTTGTACACATTTCCGGCCAAAATGTAAATGCTGCTGCCCATGAGCTTGTTTACCCATTTTTTGTTGGAGTAGGCTCCGTGATTGCCATCGTGCATAACGTTCATTCCCACTCCGGCCATTCCCACACCCATGGTTATGGAAAGTAACAAATAGCCCCAAAAGGGTAAATCCAGGGTCAACATTAAAAAATAGGGGGTCAAAAAAATGGCAAACATCACTATCGTTTTCAAGTGAAGTTTCCAGTTCCCGGTTTTCTTGAGGTTATTTTCTTTGAAGTATTCGTTCACTCTTTTGTTCAATGTTCTGAAAAATTGTGCGGAATCCTTTCGTGAAAACCGGATGGTATTCGTATTCATAAAAAAAATTTTTTACAAAGGTAACTAAAATGCTTCTTTAGGTTAACAAGGTTATGTTAGAACGGTGTTAAGGTCGTTAAAAGTATTAGTTTTGTCAAAAATAATGGTTGTAGATGAAAGCGGAACTTGTCTTTAAATATTTTACGACGCTCAACAATGAACAACAAGAGCAGTTCGCCAAACTGGAAGCGTTGTACAAGGATTGGAACCAAAAAATAAATGTGGTTTCCAGAAAGGATATTGATGAGCTTTATCTGCGCCATGTGCTTCATTCCCTTGGGATTGCCCAAATTCAAACGTTCAACGAAGGTTCCCAGATTTTGGACGTGGGCACTGGTGGTGGCTTTCCCGGTATTCCTCTGGCCATACTATTTCCAAACGTGAAATTCACCCTTGTAGACGCCATTGGAAAAAAAATCAAAGTGGTGGATGAGGTCGTTGAGGGACTTGGATTGCAGAATGTGAAAACCTACCATTCCAGGGTAGAGGAGATTCCGGGTCAGTTCGATTTTATTGTAAGCAGGGCGGTGGCCGCTATGCCCACCTTTGTGCACTGGACCAAGGGAAAAATCAAAAAAGATTCCTCCCACCAACGAAAAAATGGCATACTTTACCTTAAAGGCGGCGACCTTACCGAAGAGTTAAAAGGTTATGAGACCGTCCAAGTATTCGATTTGAATGAATATTTTGAAGAGGAATTTTTCGAGACCAAAAAAGTGGTGTACTT is drawn from Flagellimonas sp. MMG031 and contains these coding sequences:
- a CDS encoding acyl-CoA desaturase, coding for MNTNTIRFSRKDSAQFFRTLNKRVNEYFKENNLKKTGNWKLHLKTIVMFAIFLTPYFLMLTLDLPFWGYLLLSITMGVGMAGVGMNVMHDGNHGAYSNKKWVNKLMGSSIYILAGNVYNWQVQHNVLHHTYTNIHEHDEDMEAGRILRFSKHAEWRKHHKFQHYYSILLYGLLTFNWAITTDFQQMYRYMKRKLSYGKLPNPVINWSTLVITKVIYITIWIVLPLIFVDIAWWQVLLGFFIMHYVAGVILSVVFQLAHIVDHADTPLPDEAGNMKNTWAIHQLFTTVNFGTKNRIVNWFTGGLNHQVEHHIFPNISHIHYTNISKIVKQTAREFNLPYHEYKTTRKAIISHFKHLKELGKNPAVQYQ
- the rsmG gene encoding 16S rRNA (guanine(527)-N(7))-methyltransferase RsmG encodes the protein MKAELVFKYFTTLNNEQQEQFAKLEALYKDWNQKINVVSRKDIDELYLRHVLHSLGIAQIQTFNEGSQILDVGTGGGFPGIPLAILFPNVKFTLVDAIGKKIKVVDEVVEGLGLQNVKTYHSRVEEIPGQFDFIVSRAVAAMPTFVHWTKGKIKKDSSHQRKNGILYLKGGDLTEELKGYETVQVFDLNEYFEEEFFETKKVVYLPQKYKG